A window of the Arachis duranensis cultivar V14167 chromosome 5, aradu.V14167.gnm2.J7QH, whole genome shotgun sequence genome harbors these coding sequences:
- the LOC107489851 gene encoding pentatricopeptide repeat-containing protein At3g22470, mitochondrial isoform X3 — MMLRSSTRASLRFFLQQSQFGNVDYAILFVDHMDNMGYQPDGHTFGAIINGLCKMGNTPAAIAILRKTETRKCKPSVTVAGYNAIVDSLCKDGLVSEALSLFSEMTTKGLQPDTITYDRLIQGLCTFSKWQEAASLLSERKQKGIMPDTHTFTILVDALCKEGKISSARAILGQMVRMGKEPDVVTYHSMIAGYCFQNQMEEALKVFDLMVHKGCQPDVNTYTTLIHGWCKIKRINKAIYLLDEMINNGLNLDVVTWNTLIYGFCKVGKRLAAKELFFTMHKFGQCPDVFSCAIILDGLFKCHLSSDAISLFREMEKNNLDLNIVTYNVVLRGMCHARKLNDALELFSCLPAKGLKPDQYTYTIMIQGLCREGLLIDAEEMLMNMEEHGCLPDSCTYNVFIQGLLRRNAFLKSIKYFQIMKDKGFAANATTMELLVDYLSTHKGENAFQEFVQKIV, encoded by the coding sequence GCAATGTGGATTATGCTATTTTGTTTGTTGACCACATGGATAACATGGGATATCAACCCGACGGCCACACATTTGGAGCAATTATAAATGGATTGTGCAAGATGGGCAACACCCCTGCTGCTATTGCCATTCTGAGGAAGACGGAAACAAGAAAGTGCAAACCAAGTGTTACTGTTGCGGGTTATAACGCAATTGTGGATAGTCTTTGCAAGGATGGGCTGGTATCCGAGGCTTTGAGTTTATTCTCCGAAATGACAACAAAAGGTCTTCAACCCGATACTATCACTTACGATCGCTTGATTCAAGGACTCTGTACTTTCAGCAAATGGCAAGAGGCTGCGTCTTTACTCAGCGAGAGGAAACAAAAAGGAATTATGCCGGATACGCATACTTTTACTATTTTAGTGGATGCTCTTTGTAAAGAGGGAAAGATTTCAAGTGCTAGAGCCATACTTGGTCAAATGGTTCGAATGGGAAAGGAACCTGATGTTGTCACCTATCACTCAATGATTGCTGGTTATTGTTTCCAAAATCAAATGGAGGAGGCCCTGAAAGTATTTGATTTGATGGTTCACAAGGGATGCCAACCAGACGTCAACACTTATACTACATTAATCCATGGATGGTGCAAGATCAAAAGGATTAATAAGGCTATTTATCTCTTGGATGAAATGATCAATAATGGTTTAAATCTGGATGTTGTGACTTGGAATACTCTTATCTATGGATTTTGCAAAGTGGGTAAACGATTAGCGGCTAAAGAATTGTTTTTTACAATGCACAAATTTGGTCAATGTCCTGATGTATTCAGCTGTGCCATTATATTGGATGGCCTATTCAAATGTCATTTGTCTTCTGATGCAATATCATTATTTAGAGAAATGGAGAAGAATAATTTGGATCTTAATATTGTAACTTATAATGTGGTGCTCCGTGGGATGTGCCATGCCCGAAAACTAAATGATGCACTAGAACTCTTCTCTTGTCTGCCAGCAAAAGGCTTGAAACCTGATCAATATACTTATACAATAATGATCCAAGGTCTATGTAGGGAAGGACTTCTGATTGATGCTGAAGAGATGCTTATGAATATGGAAGAGCATGGTTGCTTGCCAGATAGCTGCACATATAACGTCTTCATCCAAGGATTACTACGACGAAATGCTTTTTTGaagtcaataaaatattttcagatTATGAAAGACAAAGGTTTTGCAGCAAATGCTACAACCATGGAATTGCTTGTAGATTACCTCTCTACGCACAAAGGAGAGAATGCTTTTCAAGAATTTGTGCAGAAAATTGTTTGA
- the LOC107489853 gene encoding putative pentatricopeptide repeat-containing protein At1g12700, mitochondrial — MVSMNPLPSVKDFTLLFSSIVKMKLYTAAISLIKHLFSLRLKSDIYTLNIVVNCLCRLNHTPFAFSAVGMMFKFGLEPDVVTFNTILRNTETGNCKQSVDVAGYTAIVDSLCKDGLLSEALSLFSEMITKGLQPDTITYNCLIHGLCTFSRWQEAASLLSKRKQKGIMPDTHTFNILVDALCKEGKILSARAILGQMVRMGEEPTVVTYNSMIAGYCFQNQMEEAMKVFVLMVHKGCLPDVNTYTSLIHGWCKIKRINKAIYLLDEMINNGLNLDVVTWNTLIYGFCKVGKPLTAKELFFTMHKFGQYPDVFSCAIILDGLFKCHLSSDAISLFREMEKNNLDLNIVTYSVVLRGMCHAGKLNDALELFSCLPAKGLKPDVYTYTIMIQGLCGEGLLIDAEELLKNMEEHGCLPDSCTYNIFIQGLLRRNAVLKSIKYFQIMKDKGFAADATTMELFVGCLSTHKGENAFQEFVQKIV, encoded by the exons ATGGTTTCCATGAACCCTTTGCCATCTGTGAAGGACTTTACCTTATTGTTTAGCTCCATTGTTAAGATGAAGCTTTACACAGCTGCCATTTCTTTAATCAAACACTTGTTCTCCTTACGACTCAAATCTGATATCTATACACTCAATATTGTTGTCAATTGTCTGTGTCGTTTGAATCACACACCCTTTGCTTTCTCTGCGGTGGGGATGATGTTCAAGTTCGGCTTGGAGCCCGACGTGGTCACATTTAACACCATT CTAAGGAACACGGAAACAGGAAACTGCAAACAAAGTGTTGATGTTGCGGGTTATACCGCAATTGTGGATAGTCTTTGCAAGGATGGGCTGCTATCTGAGGCTTTGAGTCTATTCTCCGAAATGATAACAAAAGGTCTTCAACCCGATACTATCACTTACAATTGCTTGATTCATGGACTATGTACTTTCAGCAGATGGCAGGAGGCTGCGTCTTTACTGAGCAAGAGGAAACAAAAGGGAATTATGCCGGATACGcatacttttaatattttagtgGATGCTCTTTGTAAAGAGGGAAAGATTTTAAGTGCTAGAGCCATACTCGGTCAAATGGTTCGAATGGGAGAGGAGCCTACTGTTGTCACCTATAACTCAATGATTGCTGGTTATTGTTTCCAAAATCAAATGGAGGAGGCCATGAAAGTATTTGTTTTGATGGTTCACAAGGGATGCCTACCAGACGTCAACACTTATACTTCATTAATCCATGGGTGGTGCAAAATCAAAAGGATTAATAAGGCTATTTATCTCTTGGATGAAATGATTAATAATGGTTTAAATCTGGACGTTGTGACTTGGAATACCCTTATCTATGGATTTTGCAAAGTGGGTAAACCATTAACTGCTAAAGAATTGTTTTTTACAATGCACAAATTTGGTCAATATCCTGATGTATTCAGCTGTGCCATTATATTGGATGGCCTATTCAAATGTCATTTGTCTTCTGATGCAATATCATTATTTAGAGAAATGGAGAAGAATAATTTGGATCTTAATATTGTAACTTACAGTGTGGTGCTCCGTGGGATGTGCCATGCCGGAAAACTAAATGATGCACTAGAACTCTTCTCTTGTCTGCCAGCAAAAGGCTTGAAACCTGATGTATATACTTATACAATAATGATCCAAGGGCTATGTGGGGAAGGACTTCTGATTGATGCTGAAGAGTTGCTGAAGAATATGGAAGAGCATGGCTGCTTGCCAGATAGCTGTACATATAACATCTTCATCCAAGGATTACTACGACGAAATGCTGTTCTGaagtcaataaaatattttcagatTATGAAAGACAAAGGTTTTGCAGCAGATGCTACAACCATGGAATTGTTTGTGGGTTGCCTCTCTACGCACAAAGGAGAGAATGCTTTTCAAGAATTTGTGCAGAAAATTGTTTGA
- the LOC107489851 gene encoding pentatricopeptide repeat-containing protein At3g22470, mitochondrial isoform X2: protein MMLHSSTGASLRFFWQQSESQFGNVDYAILFVDHMDNMGYQPDGHTFGAIINGLCKMGNTPAAIAILRKTETRKCKPSVTVAGYNAIVDSLCKDGLVSEALSLFSEMTTKGLQPDTITYDRLIQGLCTFSKWQEAASLLSERKQKGIMPDTHTFTILVDALCKEGKISSARAILGQMVRMGKEPDVVTYHSMIAGYCFQNQMEEALKVFDLMVHKGCQPDVNTYTTLIHGWCKIKRINKAIYLLDEMINNGLNLDVVTWNTLIYGFCKVGKRLAAKELFFTMHKFGQCPDVFSCAIILDGLFKCHLSSDAISLFREMEKNNLDLNIVTYNVVLRGMCHARKLNDALELFSCLPAKGLKPDQYTYTIMIQGLCREGLLIDAEEMLMNMEEHGCLPDSCTYNVFIQGLLRRNAFLKSIKYFQIMKDKGFAANATTMELLVDYLSTHKGENAFQEFVQKIV, encoded by the exons ATGATGTTGCATTCATCAACGGGAGCTTCTCTGCGCTTCTTTTGGCAGCAATCTGAATCTCAATTTG GCAATGTGGATTATGCTATTTTGTTTGTTGACCACATGGATAACATGGGATATCAACCCGACGGCCACACATTTGGAGCAATTATAAATGGATTGTGCAAGATGGGCAACACCCCTGCTGCTATTGCCATTCTGAGGAAGACGGAAACAAGAAAGTGCAAACCAAGTGTTACTGTTGCGGGTTATAACGCAATTGTGGATAGTCTTTGCAAGGATGGGCTGGTATCCGAGGCTTTGAGTTTATTCTCCGAAATGACAACAAAAGGTCTTCAACCCGATACTATCACTTACGATCGCTTGATTCAAGGACTCTGTACTTTCAGCAAATGGCAAGAGGCTGCGTCTTTACTCAGCGAGAGGAAACAAAAAGGAATTATGCCGGATACGCATACTTTTACTATTTTAGTGGATGCTCTTTGTAAAGAGGGAAAGATTTCAAGTGCTAGAGCCATACTTGGTCAAATGGTTCGAATGGGAAAGGAACCTGATGTTGTCACCTATCACTCAATGATTGCTGGTTATTGTTTCCAAAATCAAATGGAGGAGGCCCTGAAAGTATTTGATTTGATGGTTCACAAGGGATGCCAACCAGACGTCAACACTTATACTACATTAATCCATGGATGGTGCAAGATCAAAAGGATTAATAAGGCTATTTATCTCTTGGATGAAATGATCAATAATGGTTTAAATCTGGATGTTGTGACTTGGAATACTCTTATCTATGGATTTTGCAAAGTGGGTAAACGATTAGCGGCTAAAGAATTGTTTTTTACAATGCACAAATTTGGTCAATGTCCTGATGTATTCAGCTGTGCCATTATATTGGATGGCCTATTCAAATGTCATTTGTCTTCTGATGCAATATCATTATTTAGAGAAATGGAGAAGAATAATTTGGATCTTAATATTGTAACTTATAATGTGGTGCTCCGTGGGATGTGCCATGCCCGAAAACTAAATGATGCACTAGAACTCTTCTCTTGTCTGCCAGCAAAAGGCTTGAAACCTGATCAATATACTTATACAATAATGATCCAAGGTCTATGTAGGGAAGGACTTCTGATTGATGCTGAAGAGATGCTTATGAATATGGAAGAGCATGGTTGCTTGCCAGATAGCTGCACATATAACGTCTTCATCCAAGGATTACTACGACGAAATGCTTTTTTGaagtcaataaaatattttcagatTATGAAAGACAAAGGTTTTGCAGCAAATGCTACAACCATGGAATTGCTTGTAGATTACCTCTCTACGCACAAAGGAGAGAATGCTTTTCAAGAATTTGTGCAGAAAATTGTTTGA
- the LOC110272393 gene encoding LOW QUALITY PROTEIN: pentatricopeptide repeat-containing protein At3g22470, mitochondrial-like (The sequence of the model RefSeq protein was modified relative to this genomic sequence to represent the inferred CDS: inserted 2 bases in 2 codons), with product MGDTPAAIAFLRKTETRNCKPSVTVAGYTAIVDSICKDGLVSEALSLFSEMTTKGLQPDTITYNRLIQGLCTFSRWQEAASLLSERKQKGIMPDTHTFTILVDALCKEGKISSARAILGQMVRMGKEPDVVTYNSXIAGFCFQNQMEEAMKVFDLMVHKGCLPDVNTYTTLIHGWCKIKRIKKAIYLLDEMINKGLHLNVVTWNTLIHGFCKVGKPLAAKDLFFTMHKFGQYPDLSSCAIILDGLXQMSFVLSLFREIEKNNLDLNIEIYNVVLDGMCRAVKLNDACELFSCLPTKGLKPDQYTYTIMIQGLCREGLLIDAEELLINMEEHGCLPNSCTYNVFIQELLPRNAVLKSIKYFQIMKEKGFAAEARTIELLVDYLSTHKGENAFQEFVQKIV from the exons ATGGGCGACACCCCTGCTGCCATTGCCTTTCTAAGGAAGACGGAAACAAGAAACTGCAAACCAAGTGTTACTGTTGCCGGTTATACCGCAATTGTGGATAGTATTTGCAAGGATGGGCTGGTATCCGAGGCTTTGAGTCTATTCTCCGAAATGACAACAAAAGGTCTTCAACCCGATACTATCACTTACAATCGCTTGATTCAAGGACTCTGTACTTTCAGCAGATGGCAAGAGGCTGCGTCTTTACTGAGCGAGAGGAAACAAAAAGGAATTATGCCGGATACGCATACTTTTACTATTTTAGTGGATGCTCTTTGTAAAGAGGGAAAGATTTCAAGTGCTAGAGCCATACTTGGTCAAATGGTTCGAATGGGAAAGGAACCTGATGTTGTCACCTATAACT TGATTGCTGGTTTTTGTTTCCAAAATCAAATGGAGGAGGCCATGAAAGTATTTGATTTGATGGTTCACAAGGGATGCCTACCAGACGTCAACACTTATACTACATTAATCCATGGATGGTGCAAAATCAAAAGGATTAAAAAGGCTATTTATCTCTTGGATGAAATGATCAATAAAGGTTTACATCTGAATGTTGTGACTTGGAATACTCTTATCCATGGATTTTGCAAAGTGGGTAAACCGTTAGCTGCTAAAGACTTGTTTTTTACAATGCACAAATTTGGTCAATATCCTGATCTTTCGAGCTGTGCCATTATTTTGGATGGCC TTCAAATGTCGTTTGTCTTATCATTATTTAGAGAAATTGAGAAGAATAATTTGGATCTTAATATTGAAATATACAATGTGGTGCTTGATGGGATGTGCCGTGCTGTAAAACTGAATGATGCGTGTGAACTCTTCTCTTGTCTGCCAACAAAAGGCTTGAAACCTGATCAATATACTTATACAATAATGATCCAAGGTCTATGCAGGGAAGGACTTCTGATTGATGCTGAAGAGTTGCTGATTAATATGGAAGAGCATGGCTGCTTGCCAAATAGCTGCACATATAATGTCTTCATTCAAGAATTACTACCACGAAATGCTGTTCTGaagtcaataaaatattttcaaattatgaaagaaaaaggTTTTGCAGCAGAGGCTAGAACCATAGAGTTGCTTGTAGATTACCTCTCTACGCACAAAGGAGAGAATGCTTTTCAAGAATTTGTGCAGAAAATTGTTTGA
- the LOC107489851 gene encoding pentatricopeptide repeat-containing protein At3g22470, mitochondrial isoform X1, with amino-acid sequence MMLRSSTRASLRFFRRQSESQFGNVDYAILFVDHMDNMGYQPDGHTFGAIINGLCKMGNTPAAIAILRKTETRKCKPSVTVAGYNAIVDSLCKDGLVSEALSLFSEMTTKGLQPDTITYDRLIQGLCTFSKWQEAASLLSERKQKGIMPDTHTFTILVDALCKEGKISSARAILGQMVRMGKEPDVVTYHSMIAGYCFQNQMEEALKVFDLMVHKGCQPDVNTYTTLIHGWCKIKRINKAIYLLDEMINNGLNLDVVTWNTLIYGFCKVGKRLAAKELFFTMHKFGQCPDVFSCAIILDGLFKCHLSSDAISLFREMEKNNLDLNIVTYNVVLRGMCHARKLNDALELFSCLPAKGLKPDQYTYTIMIQGLCREGLLIDAEEMLMNMEEHGCLPDSCTYNVFIQGLLRRNAFLKSIKYFQIMKDKGFAANATTMELLVDYLSTHKGENAFQEFVQKIV; translated from the exons ATGATGTTGCGTTCATCAACAAGAGCTTCTCTACGCTTCTTTCGGCGGCAATCTGAATCTCAATTTG GCAATGTGGATTATGCTATTTTGTTTGTTGACCACATGGATAACATGGGATATCAACCCGACGGCCACACATTTGGAGCAATTATAAATGGATTGTGCAAGATGGGCAACACCCCTGCTGCTATTGCCATTCTGAGGAAGACGGAAACAAGAAAGTGCAAACCAAGTGTTACTGTTGCGGGTTATAACGCAATTGTGGATAGTCTTTGCAAGGATGGGCTGGTATCCGAGGCTTTGAGTTTATTCTCCGAAATGACAACAAAAGGTCTTCAACCCGATACTATCACTTACGATCGCTTGATTCAAGGACTCTGTACTTTCAGCAAATGGCAAGAGGCTGCGTCTTTACTCAGCGAGAGGAAACAAAAAGGAATTATGCCGGATACGCATACTTTTACTATTTTAGTGGATGCTCTTTGTAAAGAGGGAAAGATTTCAAGTGCTAGAGCCATACTTGGTCAAATGGTTCGAATGGGAAAGGAACCTGATGTTGTCACCTATCACTCAATGATTGCTGGTTATTGTTTCCAAAATCAAATGGAGGAGGCCCTGAAAGTATTTGATTTGATGGTTCACAAGGGATGCCAACCAGACGTCAACACTTATACTACATTAATCCATGGATGGTGCAAGATCAAAAGGATTAATAAGGCTATTTATCTCTTGGATGAAATGATCAATAATGGTTTAAATCTGGATGTTGTGACTTGGAATACTCTTATCTATGGATTTTGCAAAGTGGGTAAACGATTAGCGGCTAAAGAATTGTTTTTTACAATGCACAAATTTGGTCAATGTCCTGATGTATTCAGCTGTGCCATTATATTGGATGGCCTATTCAAATGTCATTTGTCTTCTGATGCAATATCATTATTTAGAGAAATGGAGAAGAATAATTTGGATCTTAATATTGTAACTTATAATGTGGTGCTCCGTGGGATGTGCCATGCCCGAAAACTAAATGATGCACTAGAACTCTTCTCTTGTCTGCCAGCAAAAGGCTTGAAACCTGATCAATATACTTATACAATAATGATCCAAGGTCTATGTAGGGAAGGACTTCTGATTGATGCTGAAGAGATGCTTATGAATATGGAAGAGCATGGTTGCTTGCCAGATAGCTGCACATATAACGTCTTCATCCAAGGATTACTACGACGAAATGCTTTTTTGaagtcaataaaatattttcagatTATGAAAGACAAAGGTTTTGCAGCAAATGCTACAACCATGGAATTGCTTGTAGATTACCTCTCTACGCACAAAGGAGAGAATGCTTTTCAAGAATTTGTGCAGAAAATTGTTTGA